A region from the Andrena cerasifolii isolate SP2316 chromosome 9, iyAndCera1_principal, whole genome shotgun sequence genome encodes:
- the LOC143373090 gene encoding uncharacterized protein LOC143373090 codes for MEVLKTSQEIVHEGWLIKSPPTKLWRARWRKRWFALRHSGELPGQYFLEYYTDRRCRKLKGRIDLDQCEQVDAGLRFENRKQKYQYMFNVKTPKRTYYLVAESDADMNKWVDAVCQVCGLKAYTQDEEQQCQMFQFETQESPPISPTSTISGPYIPISECISGRRLNDTSSLSSGLGQGPEHYDAPRRLAPSPPRSPTTTDAESVFTDDEWTAPVPSVNWETFPSSGETKHPQGSSDAEIGSWSVRKRFGKLRIVDSAVPPSAEKLPAPPRPPKPPHMLPENPGHNYLNLDGATESSKPTTPATPAPSTPATAIVTDESYDFPRSHQPGQAPDMNQWIDQSSKHFYSNAAPSSVEEPRVFRYDFQEEEPSSPRSESSATATYSNLPSPLVRDTSTSVPTTMAPPPPVVYRELKPGRKTSDSTSIISNEASPGPTMTVLEMSSAEHSPAEPPSINRKLKPPLNKSPVEGPLQLASPPGRGRIRAAPSPTPPAHAHSNRHQSTSDEDNNAFDDKEEIYYYQDQNAFIPASNRRLVVLQYLDLDLEATESFTSSSLPPTQSPPNTTVYKTVDFLKTEAFNRTRQRVEEERKQCTDELA; via the exons ATGGAGGTGCTCAAAACTAGCCAGGAGATAGTGCACGAAGGGTGGCTCATTAAATCGCCACCCACGAAACTTTGGCGAGCG CGATGGAGGAAAAGGTGGTTCGCCCTTCGGCACAGCGGGGAGTTACCTGGACAATACTTTCTGGAATATTATACGGACAGGCGTTGTAGGAAGCTGAAAGGTCGTATCGATCTTGACCAATGCGAGCAG GTAGATGCTGGGCTAAGATTTGAGAACCGGAAGCAAAAGTATCAGTACATGTTTAATGTTAAAACACCAAAAAGGACATACTATTTAGTAGCCGAGAGCGATGCTGACATGAACAAGTGGGTGGACGCAGTCTGCCAAGTTTGCGGTTTGAAGGCGTATACGCAGGACGAGGAGCAGCAATGTCAAA TGTTCCAATTCGAAACACAAGAGTCTCCGCCGATATCACCCACTAGCACTATCTCTGGTCCTTACATTCCTATCAGCGAGTGCATTTCTGGTCGTCGCCTGAACGACACCAGTTCTCTCAGTTCGGGCCTCGGTCAAGGCCCTGAACATTACGATGCACCGAGACGATTGGCCCCATCTCCACCTAGGTCACCTACGACCACCGACGCGGAAAGTGTCTTCACCGATGACGAATGGACTGCTCCCGTGCCTAGCGTTAACTGGGAAACGTTTCCCTCCTCAG GTGAAACCAAACATCCGCAAGGTTCAAGCGACGCGGAGATCGGTTCTTGGAGCGTTAGAAAACGATTTGGCAAGCTCAGAATCGTTGATTCCGCTGTACCGCCTTCCGCTGAAAAGTTACCAGCGCCTCCTAGACCACCAAAACCTCCGCACATGTTACCTGAAAATCCTGGTCATAACTATCTGAATTTAGATGGTGCTACGGAAAGCTCAAAACCCACCACCCCGGCGACCCCCGCGCCGTCGACACCTGCCACTGCGATCGTCACGGACGAGTCTTACGATTTCCCGAGATCTCACCAGCCGGGGCAAGCGCCCGACATGAACCAGTGGATCGATCAGTCCTCTAAACACTTCTATTCGAACGCTGCCCCTAGCAGTGTCGAGGAGCCGCGCGTATTCCGCTACGACTTCCAAGAAGAGGAACCGTCTAGTCCTCGTTCTGAAAGTTCAGCGACCGCTACGTATTCAAACTTGCCGAGTCCCCTCGTCCGGGACACCTCGACTTCTGTACCAACGACAATGGCACCGCCGCCGCCGGTCGTGTACCGGGAATTAAAGCCGGGAAGGAAAACTAGCGACTCTACATCGATTATTAGTAACGAAGCTTCCCCAGGGCCGACAATGACGGTCTTGGAAATGAGTTCTGCTGAACACTCGCCCGCTGAACCGCCGAGCATCAATAGGAAACTCAAGCCACCTTTAAATAAATCTCCCGTGGAAG GACCTCTACAATTAGCATCTCCACCGGGAAGAGGAAGAATTCGAGCAGCCCCTAGTCCAACGCCGCCAGCGCATGCGCACTCGAATCGACACCAGTCAACTTCCGACGAAGATAATAACGCTTTCGACGATAAAGAAGAG ATATACTACTATCAGGATCAAAATGCGTTCATCCCTGCTTCAAATCGGCGCCTCGTTGTTCTGCAATATTTGGATCTTGATTTAGAAGCGACAGAAAGTTTCACATCCTCGAGCTTGCCGCCAACCCAATCCCCACCAAATACGACGGTCTATAAAACAGTAGATTTCTTGAAAACCGAGGCGTTCAATCGTACTCGTCAGCGAGTCGAGGAGGAAAGGAAACAGTGCACGGACGAGCTTGCTTAG